From a region of the Cryomorphaceae bacterium genome:
- a CDS encoding type II toxin-antitoxin system RelE/ParE family toxin, whose product MGLAVYWTAFAEERLKDIFDYYDVTANRSVADGVVNELIEKSMLLEKNPRMGQRESLLSHRPQEFRYLVCNHHKIIYWIDKLHGCVYVAHVFDCRQNPTKMMEV is encoded by the coding sequence ATGGGGTTAGCCGTTTACTGGACAGCTTTTGCCGAAGAACGACTAAAAGATATTTTCGACTATTATGATGTTACCGCCAATCGTTCAGTTGCAGACGGAGTAGTCAATGAGCTGATTGAAAAGTCCATGCTGTTAGAGAAAAACCCACGCATGGGCCAGCGTGAATCATTGTTGTCGCATCGGCCTCAAGAATTCAGATACCTCGTCTGCAACCATCACAAAATCATCTATTGGATTGACAAACTGCACGGTTGTGTTTATGTTGCACATGTATTCGATTGCCGTCAGAACCCGACCAAAATGATGGAAGTGTAG
- a CDS encoding glycerol-3-phosphate dehydrogenase/oxidase yields MNRNESLRRLSARTGPFDIAIIGGGASGFGVALEALARGLSVVLLEKSDFGKGTSSRSTKLLHGGVRYLAQGQIRLVYEALGERGLLLKAAPHLSSVVRFVIPVYSNYERFKYTAGLKVYDLMSGRLRIGRSRFVTREDTLRRLPNVKEEGLLGGVIYHDGQFDDARLLISIARTCFNMGACLLNHVRVKSLVKNAKGRITGLTAKDELSNEKYEIKARMVVNATGVFADKILRMDTPGAPRSIKASQGIHLVLDQEFLGGQDALMIPDTSDGRVLFILPWKNKLIVGTTDTLRDKPSLDPDALEEEIDFVLDNAAQFLKRKPTRADVRSVFAGLRPLAMPKEGSTKTKEVSRSHKVIISNSGLVSIVGGKWTTFRKMGEDTVLAFSRISGTALPPRRFFPTAFHGATPHTDDPLNAYGSDAPAVKALQGESAEWAQKLHPDHLYTAAEVVWAIRYEMAMTIEDVLSRRIRLLLLDARAAIEAAPTVATILAKELDKDAQWVQTELEDFYKIARKYLIQKP; encoded by the coding sequence ATGAACCGCAACGAGTCACTGCGCCGTTTGAGCGCCCGTACAGGTCCTTTTGATATCGCCATTATTGGCGGAGGCGCATCAGGTTTCGGGGTGGCACTGGAGGCCCTTGCACGCGGCCTCAGCGTGGTGCTGCTCGAAAAAAGCGACTTTGGCAAAGGCACCTCCAGCCGCTCTACCAAACTGCTGCACGGTGGGGTGCGTTACCTCGCCCAGGGCCAGATACGCCTGGTGTACGAAGCCCTCGGCGAGCGCGGACTGCTGCTCAAAGCTGCTCCCCACCTGAGTTCTGTTGTGCGCTTTGTGATACCCGTTTACAGCAACTACGAGCGGTTTAAATACACTGCCGGCCTCAAAGTGTACGACCTGATGTCCGGACGACTGCGCATTGGCCGCTCCCGGTTCGTAACCCGCGAAGATACCCTGCGCCGCCTTCCCAATGTGAAGGAAGAGGGTCTTCTGGGCGGCGTAATCTACCACGACGGTCAGTTTGACGACGCCCGCCTCCTGATCTCTATCGCACGCACCTGTTTCAACATGGGCGCCTGCCTCCTGAACCACGTCAGGGTGAAATCGCTCGTGAAAAACGCCAAAGGACGCATCACCGGACTTACGGCAAAAGACGAGCTCAGCAACGAAAAATACGAGATCAAGGCGCGTATGGTGGTGAATGCCACAGGGGTTTTTGCCGATAAAATCCTCCGCATGGATACGCCCGGGGCACCCCGCAGCATCAAAGCCAGCCAGGGCATACACCTGGTGCTGGATCAGGAATTCCTTGGCGGGCAGGACGCGCTGATGATTCCCGATACCAGTGACGGTCGCGTATTGTTTATCCTGCCCTGGAAAAACAAACTTATTGTGGGCACCACCGATACCCTGCGTGACAAGCCCAGCCTGGATCCCGACGCGCTTGAAGAGGAAATTGATTTTGTGTTGGATAATGCGGCACAGTTCCTCAAACGCAAACCCACACGCGCCGATGTACGATCGGTTTTTGCCGGCCTCCGACCCCTTGCGATGCCCAAGGAGGGTAGCACCAAAACCAAGGAAGTGTCGCGCAGCCATAAGGTCATCATTTCCAATAGCGGACTGGTAAGCATTGTGGGTGGCAAATGGACTACTTTCCGCAAAATGGGCGAAGACACCGTACTGGCATTCTCCAGGATAAGCGGAACTGCACTTCCTCCCCGCAGGTTCTTCCCCACGGCCTTTCACGGAGCAACACCCCACACCGACGACCCCCTGAATGCCTACGGGAGCGACGCCCCGGCTGTGAAAGCCCTGCAGGGCGAATCGGCTGAATGGGCCCAAAAGCTTCACCCTGACCACCTCTATACCGCCGCTGAAGTGGTATGGGCCATTCGCTACGAAATGGCCATGACCATTGAGGATGTGCTCTCGCGACGCATTCGGCTTCTGTTACTCGATGCCCGTGCCGCGATTGAAGCAGCGCCAACAGTAGCCACCATTCTCGCCAAAGAACTGGACAAAGACGCGCAGTGGGTTCAAACCGAACTGGAAGATTTTTACAAAATTGCGCGTAAATACCTCATCCAAAAACCATGA
- the glpK gene encoding glycerol kinase has translation MSQKPTYILALDQGTTSSRALLIDRAGRVHSSAQRDFKQHFPKGGWVEHDAMEIWATQSAVMTEALAAKNVNGSQIAAIGITNQRETTVLWNRLTGKPLYRAIVWQDRRTAPRIAELIAQGHEAMITDKTGLVPDAYFSASKLQWLLDHVEGARDMAERGELAFGTIDTWLVWKLTAGAVHVTDVSNASRTMLFNMHERCWDTELLDLFDIPESVLPEVRSSSEVYGHTSGQLLYAKIPIAGIAGDQQAALFGQCCFEPGMAKTTYGTGCFMVMNTGYQPVVSDNKLLSTVAWEINGQMTYALEGSVFIGGAAVQWLRDNLGFVGHASETERLATQLPDNEGVYFVPAMAGLGAPHWDANARGAFFGITRGTTIAHMTRATLEAIAYQVHDVLRAMEADRGEALREMRVDGGAAGNNFLMQFQADMLRCTVARPENIESTALGAAFLAGLAVGYWEDLDTLKKIWQSDHNFEATMNREQSDEYLRFWHKAVERAKNWCE, from the coding sequence ATGAGCCAAAAGCCCACCTATATCCTCGCCCTCGACCAGGGAACCACCAGCTCGCGCGCATTGCTTATTGACCGTGCCGGACGCGTTCACAGCAGTGCTCAACGCGACTTTAAACAGCATTTCCCGAAAGGGGGCTGGGTGGAGCACGATGCCATGGAAATCTGGGCCACCCAAAGCGCCGTGATGACCGAAGCCCTTGCAGCAAAAAATGTAAACGGATCGCAGATTGCAGCCATCGGCATCACCAACCAGCGCGAAACCACCGTGCTGTGGAACCGCCTCACAGGCAAACCCCTGTACCGCGCCATTGTGTGGCAGGACCGCCGCACCGCTCCGCGCATTGCCGAACTGATAGCACAAGGTCATGAGGCCATGATCACGGACAAAACCGGACTGGTTCCCGATGCTTACTTCAGCGCCTCTAAACTGCAATGGCTGCTCGACCACGTAGAAGGCGCCCGGGACATGGCTGAACGCGGGGAACTGGCCTTTGGCACCATCGACACCTGGCTTGTGTGGAAACTCACCGCAGGTGCCGTTCACGTTACCGACGTAAGCAACGCCAGCCGTACCATGCTTTTCAACATGCACGAGCGATGCTGGGACACCGAATTGCTCGATCTCTTCGATATACCTGAATCGGTACTGCCTGAAGTGCGCTCCAGCAGCGAGGTTTACGGGCATACATCGGGGCAGTTGCTCTACGCCAAAATCCCCATTGCGGGCATTGCCGGCGACCAGCAAGCGGCCCTTTTCGGACAGTGCTGCTTTGAACCCGGAATGGCCAAAACCACTTACGGCACCGGCTGCTTTATGGTGATGAACACCGGCTACCAACCTGTGGTTTCCGATAACAAACTGCTCAGCACCGTGGCCTGGGAAATCAACGGCCAGATGACCTACGCGCTCGAAGGCAGTGTTTTTATCGGAGGAGCTGCTGTGCAATGGTTACGCGACAACTTGGGCTTTGTAGGTCATGCTTCCGAAACAGAGCGACTGGCCACCCAGCTGCCCGACAATGAAGGCGTGTATTTTGTGCCGGCCATGGCGGGTCTGGGCGCACCCCACTGGGACGCTAACGCGCGTGGGGCTTTTTTCGGAATCACCAGGGGCACCACCATCGCCCACATGACCCGCGCCACCCTGGAAGCCATTGCCTACCAGGTGCACGACGTGCTGCGCGCAATGGAGGCTGATAGGGGAGAAGCTTTGCGCGAAATGCGGGTGGACGGAGGAGCAGCCGGCAACAACTTCCTGATGCAATTTCAGGCCGATATGCTGCGCTGCACCGTGGCCCGTCCGGAGAACATTGAATCAACAGCCCTGGGCGCTGCCTTCCTTGCCGGACTTGCCGTGGGATATTGGGAGGATTTGGATACCCTGAAAAAAATCTGGCAAAGCGATCACAACTTTGAAGCGACCATGAACCGGGAGCAATCCGATGAATACCTCCGCTTCTGGCACAAAGCTGTGGAGCGGGCTAAAAACTGGTGCGAATGA
- a CDS encoding aquaporin family protein encodes MDTLVAEFVGTSLLLAMGCGVVANVVLTGTKGHQGGWIVITTGWALGVFIGVVVAGPYSGAHLNPAVSIALAAVGYFDWSMVPGYVGAQILGAMFGCGLAWLMYRDHFNITPESELKFAPFATRPAIRNLPSNFYSEALGTSVLIIVILYATEPALADGTPIGLGALGALPVALLVWVIGLALGGTTGYAINPARDLGPRLMHQILPIKGKGTSDWSYAWVPILGPIAGALIAAGIFMLLSAGSMV; translated from the coding sequence ATGGATACACTTGTAGCTGAATTTGTAGGAACTTCCCTGCTCCTGGCCATGGGTTGCGGCGTGGTGGCCAATGTGGTGCTCACGGGCACCAAAGGGCATCAGGGCGGTTGGATTGTCATCACTACCGGATGGGCGTTGGGCGTGTTTATCGGCGTGGTAGTCGCCGGCCCCTACAGCGGTGCGCACCTCAATCCCGCCGTGAGCATTGCCCTGGCTGCCGTTGGCTACTTTGATTGGAGCATGGTGCCCGGATACGTGGGTGCACAAATCCTAGGCGCCATGTTCGGCTGCGGACTGGCGTGGCTGATGTACCGCGACCATTTCAACATCACCCCAGAATCGGAGCTCAAATTTGCGCCCTTCGCCACCCGACCGGCCATTCGCAATCTGCCCTCCAATTTTTACTCCGAAGCCCTGGGCACATCGGTGCTGATTATCGTAATTCTTTACGCCACAGAGCCCGCCCTTGCCGACGGAACACCCATAGGCCTCGGCGCCCTGGGAGCACTTCCGGTGGCGCTGCTGGTTTGGGTGATTGGTCTGGCGCTGGGCGGTACCACGGGTTATGCCATCAATCCGGCCCGCGATCTGGGTCCGCGACTGATGCACCAAATCCTCCCCATCAAGGGCAAGGGCACGAGCGACTGGAGCTATGCTTGGGTTCCGATTTTGGGGCCCATTGCAGGAGCGCTGATTGCAGCCGGCATATTCATGTTGCTGAGCGCCGGGAGTATGGTGTGA
- a CDS encoding Fic family protein yields MLYNWQLPDWPDFSYNEDEIMGNVLAYTERMGRVSGMVNALSDEVEAEVVIAALLAEVVKTSEIEGEYLSREDVMSSIRNNLGINATQQIVRDKRANGIVKMMLHVQKSFTQPLSESELFAWHYLLMEGNQYIKAGAWRSSADPMQVVSGAAGREKVHFEAPPSASVPKEMKKFIRWFNDTAPGGQSAIAFAPVRSALAHLYFESIHPFEDGNGRIGRALSEKVLSQHAGRPVILSLSQVIESNKKAYYAALKNGQQSNEVSAWLRYFTGVIKDAQHAAEEQIAFVIKKTRFFDEHREALEPRQLKALKKMLDQGPDGFEGGMSAGKYSGITGVSKATATRDLQELVEKGILVPSGEGRSRRYLLVI; encoded by the coding sequence ATGCTTTACAACTGGCAGCTACCTGATTGGCCTGATTTCTCTTACAATGAGGACGAAATTATGGGCAATGTTCTCGCGTACACCGAGCGTATGGGAAGGGTGAGTGGCATGGTGAACGCACTTTCTGATGAAGTTGAAGCGGAGGTGGTTATTGCAGCCCTCCTTGCAGAAGTCGTGAAGACATCAGAAATAGAGGGGGAATACCTCAGTCGGGAAGACGTGATGTCGTCCATACGAAACAACCTCGGCATCAACGCCACTCAGCAAATTGTGAGAGACAAGAGAGCCAATGGAATTGTGAAGATGATGCTTCATGTGCAGAAATCGTTTACGCAGCCCTTGAGCGAATCGGAACTGTTTGCATGGCACTACTTGCTGATGGAAGGCAATCAGTACATCAAGGCAGGGGCATGGCGCTCATCTGCCGATCCCATGCAGGTAGTTTCGGGTGCTGCCGGAAGGGAAAAGGTGCATTTTGAAGCTCCACCGTCAGCGAGCGTGCCGAAAGAGATGAAAAAATTCATCCGCTGGTTCAACGATACGGCACCAGGTGGACAGTCGGCCATCGCGTTTGCGCCGGTACGGTCTGCCCTGGCGCACCTGTATTTTGAAAGCATTCACCCGTTTGAGGATGGTAACGGAAGGATTGGGCGTGCACTGTCAGAAAAAGTACTCTCTCAGCACGCGGGTCGGCCGGTGATACTGAGTCTTTCACAGGTTATTGAATCCAACAAAAAGGCTTACTACGCTGCATTGAAAAACGGACAACAATCGAATGAAGTGAGTGCCTGGCTTCGCTATTTTACCGGTGTCATCAAGGACGCACAGCACGCCGCCGAAGAGCAGATTGCATTTGTGATCAAGAAAACCCGCTTTTTTGACGAACACCGTGAAGCCCTTGAACCGCGCCAGCTCAAAGCGCTCAAAAAGATGTTGGACCAAGGACCTGATGGCTTTGAAGGAGGAATGAGTGCCGGGAAATACTCGGGCATCACGGGCGTATCTAAAGCCACCGCCACCCGCGACCTTCAGGAACTGGTAGAAAAAGGAATCCTCGTTCCGTCCGGTGAAGGCAGAAGCCGAAGGTATTTGTTGGTGATTTGA
- a CDS encoding ABC transporter ATP-binding protein, protein MALLRIENLSKTYPNGVKALDDVSLEISNGMFGLLGPNGAGKSSLMRTLATLQEADSGSAFLDDINILKQPAEVRKVLGYLPQEFGVYPRITAEQLLDHVAILKGIAAKKERKELVQYLLQKVNLYEQRNKSVKGFSGGMKQRVGIAQALIGNPRLIIVDEPTAGLDPGERNRFHNLLADVGREVVVILSTHIVDDVRELCSAMAIMNLGRIVYSGSPVSVLEELRGKVWMKALERGEVDAYRTTHHVISDKMVGGRPHIHVLSDSHPGDGFTSVEPNLEDVFFVKINPAVTA, encoded by the coding sequence ATGGCTCTTTTGCGCATTGAAAATCTATCCAAAACCTATCCCAACGGGGTAAAAGCCCTCGACGATGTAAGCCTTGAAATCAGCAATGGTATGTTTGGCCTGCTGGGGCCAAACGGCGCCGGTAAATCAAGCCTTATGCGAACGCTGGCAACGCTGCAGGAGGCCGATAGCGGCAGTGCATTTTTAGACGATATAAACATTCTGAAACAACCTGCCGAGGTGCGCAAGGTGCTGGGCTACTTACCCCAGGAATTTGGCGTGTATCCGCGCATCACCGCCGAGCAATTGCTCGATCACGTGGCCATTCTCAAGGGTATTGCCGCCAAAAAGGAGCGCAAAGAGTTGGTGCAGTACCTTTTGCAGAAAGTAAATCTTTATGAGCAGCGCAATAAAAGCGTAAAAGGTTTCTCCGGTGGAATGAAACAGCGGGTTGGAATTGCGCAGGCCCTGATTGGCAATCCGCGTCTGATTATTGTGGATGAGCCCACCGCCGGCCTCGACCCCGGAGAGCGCAACCGTTTTCACAACCTTCTGGCCGATGTAGGTCGCGAAGTGGTGGTGATTTTGAGTACCCACATTGTGGATGATGTGCGCGAACTTTGCTCTGCCATGGCCATCATGAACCTCGGGCGCATAGTGTACAGCGGTAGCCCGGTTTCGGTACTCGAAGAGCTTCGCGGAAAAGTTTGGATGAAGGCACTTGAGCGAGGAGAAGTGGATGCCTACAGAACCACGCACCACGTGATAAGCGACAAAATGGTAGGTGGTCGTCCGCACATACACGTGTTGAGCGACAGCCACCCTGGAGATGGTTTCACGTCTGTTGAGCCCAACCTCGAAGATGTGTTTTTCGTGAAAATCAACCCCGCCGTAACGGCCTGA
- a CDS encoding DUF4136 domain-containing protein — translation MRSFHEKKTYLQPEPSANLIGFMSNSNLTMMPLNPVLRFGAFAFVLLSLVACRPAPNDFVDDFDLVYTSYDVNYNFSVKSTFALPDSVLVIGEGEPDNNLHKFDDLILEALSRHMINLGWERVSPDSSQLADLVMLPMISATEYSSCFMPCWDCGWGYWGGWDYYPGGWGGGWGWYYPPSMACSDFRTGTLFVTLSDPNNANNLAEEIPVAWKGVVNGFLQGSDASIATRLEVNLSQMFSQSQVLKK, via the coding sequence ATGAGGTCATTTCACGAAAAAAAAACATATTTGCAACCTGAACCATCAGCCAACCTAATAGGTTTTATGTCGAATTCTAATTTAACCATGATGCCACTGAACCCGGTTTTGCGCTTCGGAGCCTTCGCTTTCGTTCTTTTGAGCCTTGTAGCATGTCGCCCTGCACCCAACGACTTTGTAGATGATTTTGATCTTGTATACACTTCTTATGATGTGAATTACAACTTTTCGGTGAAGAGCACATTCGCCCTGCCCGACTCAGTGCTTGTGATCGGCGAAGGAGAACCTGATAACAATCTGCACAAGTTTGACGACTTGATTCTTGAGGCGCTCTCGCGACACATGATCAACCTGGGCTGGGAGCGGGTTTCGCCTGACTCTTCGCAGCTCGCAGACCTGGTCATGCTTCCCATGATCAGTGCTACCGAGTACTCTTCTTGCTTTATGCCCTGCTGGGATTGCGGCTGGGGCTATTGGGGAGGATGGGATTATTACCCCGGTGGCTGGGGTGGCGGCTGGGGTTGGTATTACCCGCCTTCAATGGCTTGCAGCGATTTCCGAACCGGAACCCTCTTTGTTACGCTCTCTGATCCGAACAACGCAAACAACCTGGCAGAGGAAATTCCCGTGGCCTGGAAAGGAGTGGTAAACGGCTTTCTCCAAGGCTCCGACGCTTCTATTGCAACGCGTCTTGAAGTGAATTTAAGCCAAATGTTCAGTCAATCACAAGTTCTTAAAAAGTAG
- a CDS encoding DUF202 domain-containing protein, with amino-acid sequence MLKNVLKLKYEFQNKEEIILRDFLALERTRLANERTLLTYLRTSLYMVLGGLGILQLRDFENIRWLGFVALGLSVVFVAIGVVRFYNLKQGLREYYQTTGRPQP; translated from the coding sequence ATGCTGAAAAATGTATTGAAACTCAAATATGAATTCCAGAACAAGGAGGAGATCATACTGCGAGATTTCCTGGCACTTGAGCGCACCCGGCTGGCCAATGAACGCACCTTGCTAACCTATCTTAGAACATCACTGTACATGGTACTCGGTGGTCTGGGTATACTACAATTGCGCGACTTTGAAAACATCCGATGGCTGGGTTTTGTGGCTTTGGGATTGAGCGTAGTCTTTGTTGCCATTGGGGTTGTTCGTTTTTACAATCTGAAGCAGGGGTTGCGTGAGTACTACCAAACCACCGGAAGACCTCAGCCCTAA
- a CDS encoding SLC13 family permease yields the protein MSTETLIVFIVLLLTLVAFIWGRFRHDIVAISSLLILIVTGNIEPERAFEGFAHPAVITVAAVLIVSAGLKHSGLIDVIGKLLTRIGDKPTLQVAALCAMVCVASAFMNNVGALAVLMPVAIHMARKSGRPPSLLLMPLAFSSLLGGMITLIGTPPNIIIAAYRGDEAGKSFSMFDFAPVGMGLAIVGLLFIVLIGWRLIPRREGAGKNQLSFEIDDYITEVRVTKDSKILGLNVNELNDTSKSEVILLGFIRDNRLMHAPSKWNKLREGDILIIEADSDELKKFVNDSGTEMVGTDLLRKDAEGSDELRAFEVVVMNDSPIVDRTASGLQLRERYGVNLLALARSNIQRRKRIDHMQFKPGDVLLIQGYAQGIDETVAEMGCLPLADRNFTIGKKQNIILGVGIFAAAIATVLLGWLNVEIAFMGAALGMVLTRVLPIRHIYTSVDWPVIVLLGAMIPVGAALEDSGGAEYIASLMLDVGHQLPTWGSIAALLVTTMLLSNVINNAATAVLMAPIAIGLASGLNLSSDAFLMTIAIGASATFLTPIGHQSNTLIMGPGGYKFRDFLNMGIPMTILVAALAVPLIMYFWPANL from the coding sequence ATGAGTACCGAAACCCTTATTGTTTTCATTGTACTCTTGCTCACCCTTGTAGCATTTATCTGGGGGCGCTTTCGTCACGACATCGTTGCCATCAGCAGTTTACTTATACTCATCGTCACCGGCAATATTGAACCTGAACGCGCTTTTGAGGGTTTCGCGCATCCTGCTGTAATTACCGTGGCAGCCGTGTTGATAGTAAGCGCCGGATTAAAGCACTCAGGACTTATTGATGTGATCGGGAAACTTCTTACACGCATTGGAGACAAACCCACTCTACAGGTAGCAGCCTTGTGCGCGATGGTTTGTGTGGCCTCCGCCTTTATGAACAATGTGGGTGCACTTGCCGTGCTCATGCCCGTGGCCATACACATGGCCCGTAAAAGCGGGCGTCCACCATCGCTTCTACTGATGCCTCTTGCCTTCAGTTCATTGCTGGGTGGCATGATTACGCTCATCGGTACACCGCCTAACATTATCATTGCTGCTTACCGCGGAGATGAAGCGGGGAAATCTTTCTCCATGTTTGACTTTGCGCCAGTTGGGATGGGTTTGGCCATTGTCGGACTACTTTTTATTGTGCTCATTGGATGGCGGCTCATACCCCGAAGAGAGGGTGCGGGCAAAAACCAGCTCAGCTTTGAAATTGACGATTATATCACCGAAGTGCGGGTTACCAAAGACTCAAAAATTCTTGGTCTGAACGTGAACGAATTAAACGATACGAGCAAAAGCGAAGTAATATTGCTGGGGTTTATTAGAGACAATCGGCTGATGCACGCACCCAGTAAGTGGAACAAACTACGCGAAGGCGACATTCTGATTATTGAAGCCGATTCGGATGAGCTGAAGAAGTTTGTAAACGATTCGGGTACAGAAATGGTGGGCACCGATTTGCTGAGAAAAGATGCGGAGGGATCTGACGAACTGCGCGCTTTTGAGGTGGTGGTGATGAACGATTCACCCATTGTAGATCGCACAGCTTCGGGCCTTCAGTTGCGCGAACGATACGGGGTAAACCTGCTCGCACTTGCACGCAGCAACATCCAGCGACGCAAACGCATTGACCATATGCAATTCAAGCCCGGTGATGTACTGCTTATACAAGGCTATGCACAAGGTATTGATGAAACAGTTGCTGAAATGGGTTGTTTGCCCCTGGCGGATCGCAACTTTACCATCGGTAAAAAGCAGAATATCATCCTTGGCGTAGGTATTTTTGCAGCAGCCATCGCCACAGTATTGCTGGGTTGGCTGAATGTTGAAATCGCCTTTATGGGTGCGGCGCTCGGAATGGTTCTAACACGTGTTCTTCCCATACGACATATCTATACGAGTGTAGACTGGCCGGTGATTGTTTTGCTCGGAGCGATGATTCCCGTAGGTGCGGCACTGGAAGACAGCGGAGGGGCAGAATACATTGCCTCGCTGATGCTGGATGTAGGACATCAACTCCCGACCTGGGGATCCATCGCTGCTCTGCTCGTCACTACCATGTTGCTGAGCAATGTCATCAACAACGCCGCCACTGCTGTGCTGATGGCGCCCATAGCCATCGGTTTGGCGTCGGGGCTCAACCTCAGCAGTGATGCCTTTCTCATGACTATTGCCATTGGTGCATCGGCCACCTTTCTCACTCCCATCGGGCACCAAAGCAATACCTTGATTATGGGCCCCGGGGGCTACAAATTCCGGGATTTTCTCAATATGGGCATCCCGATGACCATCCTCGTCGCAGCACTGGCGGTTCCGCTCATTATGTATTTCTGGCCAGCTAATCTCTGA
- a CDS encoding RluA family pseudouridine synthase — MKKAIDRGWVLVNGEVADTGRWIHGGESVELRRPEVVNKPQFALKLEVLFEDEYLAVVVKPAGIAVSGNQRRTLENALPGNLSQSTMPDALLHPEPVHRLDFPTSGALLVAKTQKTLAALNKMFEDRQIEKRYVAVVAGSINPEGEIHLPIAEKPAHSAYEVVYSLDSKRFGQLHLLRLVPYTGRRHQLRIHMASLGCPVLGDLRYAGESTLRGKGLFLHSEMLRFVHPVTGTELEVKAQVPQKYDRFLLR, encoded by the coding sequence ATGAAAAAAGCCATTGACCGCGGTTGGGTGCTTGTAAATGGTGAAGTGGCAGACACCGGTCGCTGGATTCATGGTGGTGAAAGCGTTGAGCTACGCCGTCCGGAAGTGGTTAACAAGCCGCAATTTGCGCTGAAGCTTGAGGTGCTTTTCGAAGATGAATACCTCGCGGTCGTTGTGAAGCCCGCCGGAATCGCTGTAAGTGGAAACCAACGTCGTACGCTGGAGAACGCACTGCCCGGTAATCTTTCGCAATCCACCATGCCGGATGCCCTGCTGCACCCGGAGCCGGTTCACCGTTTGGACTTTCCCACAAGCGGGGCCTTGTTGGTGGCCAAAACGCAAAAGACGTTGGCAGCGCTGAATAAAATGTTTGAGGACCGGCAGATTGAAAAGCGTTACGTGGCCGTGGTGGCCGGGAGTATAAATCCCGAAGGCGAAATACATCTCCCAATCGCCGAAAAACCGGCCCATTCGGCCTACGAGGTTGTGTATTCATTAGATTCCAAGCGATTTGGGCAGCTTCATTTGCTGCGTCTGGTTCCCTATACGGGCAGACGACACCAATTGCGGATTCACATGGCTTCATTGGGTTGCCCTGTGTTGGGTGATCTTCGGTACGCAGGCGAATCTACCCTCCGAGGAAAGGGGCTTTTCCTGCATTCAGAAATGCTTCGTTTTGTGCATCCGGTAACTGGAACAGAATTAGAGGTGAAAGCGCAAGTGCCTCAGAAATATGATCGCTTTTTGTTGCGATAG
- a CDS encoding DUF86 domain-containing protein, with the protein MDKPTPKERLEHVLEAIRLIRLFVADVSEEQFLQDEKVQSAVQYQFLIIGEAIKHIDEEMLARYDYPWHIPRSFRNFIIHVYHGIKLERVYYAAHDLDQLVSVIKMMVKSEYR; encoded by the coding sequence ATGGATAAGCCCACCCCCAAAGAAAGATTGGAGCATGTGCTGGAAGCTATTCGTCTTATCAGATTGTTTGTGGCCGACGTATCTGAAGAACAATTCCTGCAAGACGAAAAAGTGCAGAGCGCTGTGCAATACCAATTTCTGATTATTGGTGAAGCCATTAAGCACATTGACGAAGAAATGCTGGCTCGCTACGACTATCCATGGCACATCCCCCGCTCTTTCAGAAACTTTATCATTCACGTGTATCATGGCATCAAACTGGAGCGGGTGTACTACGCAGCGCATGACCTCGACCAACTGGTAAGTGTCATCAAGATGATGGTAAAGTCCGAGTACCGGTAA